One Bombus pyrosoma isolate SC7728 linkage group LG11, ASM1482585v1, whole genome shotgun sequence DNA segment encodes these proteins:
- the LOC122573246 gene encoding uncharacterized protein LOC122573246 isoform X2, protein MPLYPVTSTHILDPRFASTQTTRVKDDFPHHSKVSRSPRRIITKTGCPCRKLRDVRTIEKSSGTNNLNRIPVSYPTSTESIIQDASIRMMLALEDERGESKNILDVRKNLRRLFSTSDTESKSSTSWLNSSARSSVGSIQYSKKGKALKDSKEGVAALLIKSIHNVPLEHVKEDHELSTALSLSDNTMERENIDEHAIQKGTNKDDFKGEIYTVTPKEQMKREHDSSFEENTSSSNGFSNESSIDSTSYNILNDSKFSTDEELNVIDQFRKLRRADTFPSLKRKPTQVRSQGTDSDTCPLHEESTSPPLVKCLSMNQILTFNFEFAASSEIRKANPQTAAAGFDKNPEGGKVLQSRQSSENSQDFNLPLATSTPVENSVEETKSDSSIIDVAKKLTALVTDYEKCDELKQCNEISVIREPTSEDILNDVDNMKDNESSYADDCEVSISAYSLLQGASKTESKDTIAIPRRIDRDFFQRFPSVIDEVDEITLKDSFKDKQRTKRLEEGNALKLTLLTRSLPSLQLYQFSTAESNSRKDLDNKLTSEIMSKTSSSIESLLQSSCNETFDVIHKNRQRRMLDLIRIIDTKMMVHPLHHNNNNDGHLRRKRRDRACRNINPRNLHRNLHNQFLRKHHHNHKWAKVTRVSSFSKDFPLGESMPTLRTPDTSSYNSSLESVIIYDTLIRSHLCRTTESFYSRDNFITKRSTVDLKTYEIAAKELTLDTQSSDSFKNDSNTIEMNQLKPKDTNHSTSYTSVDHAVHESHSICNIRKALDQDELTNITNTANMTYNSCVSPPSLDHRQQDEASLSPSYPLPAVPPMVSKVCQLPTTKAQPTAPLHRRSSDSDLSITPKGNSFGANDRSTTGLLKTSTAVIRTMNQDAFEMLEYPFITMQQYPPGFILHIGGLVSSRSVKLLERISNLEEPESRDAWWKEVRMEVRSHARALACNVVIGYKEETSICDDVCVLNAYGTAAVINLHSSSQDADNVFVSKAQSGSGVNATEVEREKAQQKSAPIKEEKSDTDTSVPTSMQTCKVRHMSESRDHERDVQFQSKCSLCHLPYNEASVPFRVNVSKCGICKRARVPDVMFTTIELPENVLMTGRGCIIQATACKTKKDLRGELNAKEISDCLPFLEYELHSLLLNKLKVKGMNSIFGLKLQISVGERLIIGMAVGTAIFLTALPTPSVPQIASGNSWHKEEQLAEIQKTLVETVKQNREFYRLKSVADVENGRVTTSDTDESDDDLPDLDFSVGPRDTCVLEVDDIEDMDRISLLMDDRPPEDFHVVNTQTIPGLDDLEIVRNLQMFTQISRTKIPAGQFASMPSKYFARLLQSVYFKLRRMIPCALCDMQFKLALPEPDEIQFTVIGMALGLGDPVKINKSKKKLISHSASKDQVKRQDDSDMIFNLDVDHTEVSSDNVSSSNMNSTTLVHAPSLKSRTRSPLRSKIFTTRKHKHVPLKGRYGVDITPLSYLPGGRIERYLGNLNFFFIRESTSIRENGGLSGFTHSFVMEVLAIVRAHITALGGNAMVAFFMTKCVLLHSPHKNQGQCLINVGGDVVSVSYFTDEKHCGVSNC, encoded by the exons ATGCCGTTATATCCCGTTACTTCCACTCATATCCTTGATCCTCGGTTTGCGAGTACACAAACCACGCGTGTAAAGGATGATTTTCCACATCATTCAAAGGTATCTAGAAGTCCTCGGCGAATTATAACAAAGACTGGATGTCCTTGCCGTAAATTACGCGACGTAAGAACTATTGAGAAGTCATCAGGcacgaataatttaaatagaattccAGTTTCATATCCAACTTCAACTGAATCCATTATTCAAGATGCGTCCATAAGAATGATGCTAGCGTTGGAAGATGAAAGAGGTgaaagcaaaaatatattggACGTCCGTAAAAATTTGAGGAGATTGTTTAGTACAAGTGATACAGAAAGTAAATCTAGTACTTCTTGGTTAAATAGTTCAGCTAGGTCTTCCGTTGGAAGTattcaatattcaaagaaaGGGAAAGCACTTAAGGACAGTAAAGAAGGAGTTGCCGCCCTTTTAATAAAGTCTATACATAATGTTCCTTTGGAGCATGTTAAGGAAGATCATGAATTATCAACAGCCCTTTCTCTGTCTGATAATACGATGGAACgcgaaaatatcgatgaacaTGCTATCCAAAAGGGAACAAATAAGGATGACTTTAAAGGTGAAATTTATACCGTAACCCCGAAAGAACAGATGAAGAGGGAACACGATTCTTCGTTCGAAGAAAACACATCTAGCTCTAACGGTTTTTCGAACGAATCATCAATTGATAGTActagttataatattttaaacgattcaaaattttcaaccgACGAAGAATTGAACGTAATCGATCAGTTTAGGAAACTTCGTAGAGCCGATACTTTCCcttcattaaaaagaaaaccaaCGCAAGTAAGGTCACAAGGAACAGATAGCGATACGTGTCCTCTTCACGAAGAGAGTACATCCCCTCCACTTGTTAAATGCCTATCTATGAATCAAATATTGacatttaatttcgaatttgcTGCAAGTTCGGAAATAAGGAAAGCTAATCCGCAAACAGCAGCAGCAGGGTTTGATAAAAATCCGGAAGGTGGGAAAGTTTTACAAAGCCGGCAAAGTAGTGAAAATTCACAAGACTTCAATCTTCCGCTCGCGACGAGTACGCCTGTAGAAAATTCTgtagaagaaacgaaatcggATTCTTCAATTATTGATGTAGCAAAAAAATTAACTGCTCTTGTTACTGACTATGAAAAATGTGACGAACTTAAACAgtgtaatgaaatttctgtaataaGGGAACCTACTTCGGAAGATATTTTGAATGATGTGGACAATATGAAGGATAATGAATCATCTTATGCCGATGATTGTGAAGTATCTATCTCGGCGTATTCTCTGTTGCAAGGTGCAAGTAAAACTGAAAGTAAGGATACGATAGCAATACCTAGACGGATAGATAGAGATTTCTTTCAAAGATTTCCTTCTGTGATCGATGAGGTAGATGAAATCACTTTGAAAGACTCTTTCAAAGATAAGCAACGTACTAAAAGATTAGAGGAGGGCAATGCATTgaaattaactttattaacACGATCACTTCCATCATTGCAACTGTATCAATTCTCTACTGCAGAGTCAAATTCAAGAAAAGATCTGGACAATAAACTAACGTCAGAAATTATGTCGAAAACATCGTCTAGCATCGAAAGTTTATTACAATCTTCGTGCAACGAAACTTTTGATGTAATTCACAAGAATAGGCAACGTCGTATGTTAGATTTAATCAGAATAATTGACACGAAAATGATGGTGCATCCGCTTCATCATAATAACAACAACGATGGTCACCTTAGAAGGAAAAGACGAGATAGAGCATGCAGAAATATTAATCCTCGGAATTTACATCGGAATTTGCATAATCAGTTTCTGAGAAAACATCACCACAATCACAAATGGGCAAAAGTTACACGTGTGTCCTCGTTCTCTAAAGATTTTCCTTTAGGCGAATCCATGCCAACATTGCGTACACCTGACACCTCGTCCTACAATTCCTCTCTCGAGAGTGTAATCATCTACGACACGCTAATTCGATCACATTTATGCAGAACAACTGAGTCGTTTTATTCGAGAGATAACTTCATAACCAAAAGATCTACAGTCGATCTGAAAACGTACGAGATTGCTGCGAAAGAATTAACTCTAGATACACAAAGCAgcgattcgtttaaaaatgataGTAACACCATAGAAATGAATCAACTAAAGCCAAAAGATACTAACCATTCGACATCATACACATCTGTAGATCATGCGGTACATGAGAGTCATAGCATTTGTAATATAAGAAAGGCATTAGATCAGGATGAATTAACTAATATTACTAACACTGCTAATATGACTTACAACTCGTGCGTGTCCCCTCCTTCCCTCGATCATAGGCAACAAGATGAGGCATCTCTAAGTCCGTCTTATCCACTTCCGGCTGTTCCTCCTATGGTTTCAAAAGTATGCCAATTACCGACGACTAAGGCACAACCCACTGCCCCGTTGCATCGAAGATCCAGTGATTCTGATTTGAGCATTACTCCAAAAG GCAACTCATTTGGAGCAAATGATAGATCAACGACTGGATTACTAAAAACGTCAACTGCTGTGATAAGAACCATGAATCAAGATGCATTTGAAATGTTAGAATATCCATTTATTACGATGCAACAGTACCCGCCAGGATTTATTTTGCATATCG GTGGTCTTGTAAGCTCAAGATCAGTCAAACTTCTCGAAAGGATCAGCAATTTAGAAGAACCGGAGAGTCGTGATGCCTGGTGGAAAGAAGTTAGAATGGAAGTTCGATCGCATGCGAGAGCATTAGCGTGTAACGTAGTGATTGGTTACAAAGAGGAAACTAGTATTTG CGATGATGTCTGCGTGTTAAATGCGTATGGAACTGCAGCAGTAATTAATCTTCATAGCTCAAGTCAGGATGCAGACAATGTTTTTGTTAGCAAAGCACAATCTGGATCCGGTGTTAATGCCACGGAAGTAGAACGCGAGAAAGCTCAACAGAAATCTGCACctataaaagaagagaaaagcgaTACGGATACGTCTGTGCCAACTTCTATGCAAACCTGTAAAGTAAGGCATATGTCAGAGAGTAGAGATCACGAGAGAGATGTCCAATTTCAAAGTAAATGCAGTCTCTGTCATCTACCGTACAACGAAGCGAGTGTTCCGTTTCGTGTAAACGTCTCAAAGTGCGGCATATGCAAACGTGCCAGAGTACCGGATGTGATGTTCACTACTATAGAGTTACCAGAAAACGTATTAATGACCGGACGAGGATGCATCATTCAAGCTACCGCGTGTAAAACCAAGAAAGATCTCAGAGGAGAATTAAATGCCAAGGAGATATCCGATTGCTTACCATTTTTAGAATACGAATTGCATAGTTTACtcttaaacaaattaaaagtcAAAGGAATGAATTCGATATTTGGCTTGAAGTTACAGATTTCTGTTGGTGAACGGCTAATCATTGGTATGGCTGTGGGTACGGCTATATTTTTAACCGCCTTACCCACACCCTCTGTTCCACAAATTGCCTCTGGAAATTCTTGGCATAAAGAGGAGCAATTAGCTGAAATTCAGAAAACTTTAGTCGAAACAGTCAAACAGAACAGAGAATTCTATCGGCTCAAATCTGTTGCG GACGTTGAAAATGGACGTGTCACAACTTCTGATACCGATGAATCGGACGATGATCTCCCAGATTTAGATTTTAGCGTAGGTCCGAGAGATACTTGTGTGCTAGAAGTCGATGACATCGAAGATATGGATAGAATATCGTTGCTGATGGATGATAGGCCTCCGGAGGATTTCCACGTAGTAAATACTCAAACGATTCCTGGTTTAGACGATTTGGAAATCGTGAGGAATTTGCAAATGTTTACTCAAATTTCGAGAACGAAAATTCCCGCTGGACAATTTGCATCAATGCCCTCTAAATATTTTGCTAGATTACTTCAG tctgtatattttaaattaagaagaatGATCCCCTGTGCGCTCTGTGACATGCAGTTTAAGTTGGCGCTTCCCGAGCCAGATGAAATACAATTCACAGTAATTGGTATGGCTCTTGGATTAGGAGAtcctgtaaaaataaataaatctaagaAAAAACTGATAAGTCATTCTGCTAGTAAAGACCAAGTTAAAAGACAAG atgATAGTGATATGATTTTTAATCTTGACGTGGATCATACGGAAGTCTCGTCGGATAATGTGTCTAGCAGTAATATGAATTCAACTACCCTAGTTCACGCGCCATCGCTGAAATCCCGGACTCGTTCGCCACTACGATCCAAGATTTTTACAACACGTAAACATAAACAT GTGCCTTTAAAGGGAAGGTACGGTGTAGATATAACACCTCTGTCTTATCTACCGGGTGGCCGCATAGAAAGGTATCTAGGAAATTTAAACTTCTTCTTCATTCGTGAGAGCACATCCATCAGAGAA AATGGTGGTCTGAGTGGATTTACTCACAGTTTTGTGATGGAAGTTTTGGCAATCGTTCGCGCGCATATTACGGCCTTGGGTGGTAATGCGATGGTAGCGTTTTTTATGACCAAGTGCGTACTCCTCCACAGTCCGCACAAAAACCAA GGTCAATGTTTGATCAATGTCGGTGGAGATGTGGTATCTGTATCGTATTTCACAGACGAAAAACACTGTGGTGTTTCAAATTGCTGA
- the LOC122573246 gene encoding C2 domain-containing protein 5 isoform X1, whose protein sequence is MPGKIKVKVLAGRNLPVMDRSGDTTDAYVELKFGNTTFKTDVCRKSLNPQWNSEWYRFEVDDSELQDEPLQIRLMDHDTYSANDAIGKVYINLNPLLLPGVPPTVKNIWTLEAAMNTNAGSQSGSVMTGWIPVYDTMHGIRGEVNIIVKVELFSDFNKFRQSSCGVQFFYSPNIPHGYHTQSIHGFVEELVVSDDPEYKWIDKIRTPRASNEARQTLFFKLSGEVQRKIGLKALDLGGNAVIGYLQNFDLEGESGIVARGIGTAVTLVKLQDTLNFSSDDIEEAFFSQHKAQKERTGLDESMPLYPVTSTHILDPRFASTQTTRVKDDFPHHSKVSRSPRRIITKTGCPCRKLRDVRTIEKSSGTNNLNRIPVSYPTSTESIIQDASIRMMLALEDERGESKNILDVRKNLRRLFSTSDTESKSSTSWLNSSARSSVGSIQYSKKGKALKDSKEGVAALLIKSIHNVPLEHVKEDHELSTALSLSDNTMERENIDEHAIQKGTNKDDFKGEIYTVTPKEQMKREHDSSFEENTSSSNGFSNESSIDSTSYNILNDSKFSTDEELNVIDQFRKLRRADTFPSLKRKPTQVRSQGTDSDTCPLHEESTSPPLVKCLSMNQILTFNFEFAASSEIRKANPQTAAAGFDKNPEGGKVLQSRQSSENSQDFNLPLATSTPVENSVEETKSDSSIIDVAKKLTALVTDYEKCDELKQCNEISVIREPTSEDILNDVDNMKDNESSYADDCEVSISAYSLLQGASKTESKDTIAIPRRIDRDFFQRFPSVIDEVDEITLKDSFKDKQRTKRLEEGNALKLTLLTRSLPSLQLYQFSTAESNSRKDLDNKLTSEIMSKTSSSIESLLQSSCNETFDVIHKNRQRRMLDLIRIIDTKMMVHPLHHNNNNDGHLRRKRRDRACRNINPRNLHRNLHNQFLRKHHHNHKWAKVTRVSSFSKDFPLGESMPTLRTPDTSSYNSSLESVIIYDTLIRSHLCRTTESFYSRDNFITKRSTVDLKTYEIAAKELTLDTQSSDSFKNDSNTIEMNQLKPKDTNHSTSYTSVDHAVHESHSICNIRKALDQDELTNITNTANMTYNSCVSPPSLDHRQQDEASLSPSYPLPAVPPMVSKVCQLPTTKAQPTAPLHRRSSDSDLSITPKGNSFGANDRSTTGLLKTSTAVIRTMNQDAFEMLEYPFITMQQYPPGFILHIGGLVSSRSVKLLERISNLEEPESRDAWWKEVRMEVRSHARALACNVVIGYKEETSICDDVCVLNAYGTAAVINLHSSSQDADNVFVSKAQSGSGVNATEVEREKAQQKSAPIKEEKSDTDTSVPTSMQTCKVRHMSESRDHERDVQFQSKCSLCHLPYNEASVPFRVNVSKCGICKRARVPDVMFTTIELPENVLMTGRGCIIQATACKTKKDLRGELNAKEISDCLPFLEYELHSLLLNKLKVKGMNSIFGLKLQISVGERLIIGMAVGTAIFLTALPTPSVPQIASGNSWHKEEQLAEIQKTLVETVKQNREFYRLKSVADVENGRVTTSDTDESDDDLPDLDFSVGPRDTCVLEVDDIEDMDRISLLMDDRPPEDFHVVNTQTIPGLDDLEIVRNLQMFTQISRTKIPAGQFASMPSKYFARLLQSVYFKLRRMIPCALCDMQFKLALPEPDEIQFTVIGMALGLGDPVKINKSKKKLISHSASKDQVKRQDDSDMIFNLDVDHTEVSSDNVSSSNMNSTTLVHAPSLKSRTRSPLRSKIFTTRKHKHVPLKGRYGVDITPLSYLPGGRIERYLGNLNFFFIRESTSIRENGGLSGFTHSFVMEVLAIVRAHITALGGNAMVAFFMTKCVLLHSPHKNQGQCLINVGGDVVSVSYFTDEKHCGVSNC, encoded by the exons ATGCCAGggaagataaaagtaaaagtattGGCTGGTCGCAATCTGCCAGTAATGGATCGTTCTGGCGATACGACGGATGCATacgtcgaattaaaatttggcAATACAACGTTTAAAACAGACGTATGCAGAAAATCGCTCAATCCTCAATGGAATTCAGAATGGTACAGGTTCGAAGTTGATGATTCTGAACTGCAGGATGAGCCATTGCAGATCCGATTAATGGACCATGATACCTATTCTGCAAACGATGCAATAGGCAAAGTTTATATAAACTTAAATCCATTGTTGTTGCCTGGTGTTCCTCCCACAGTTAAGAATATCTGGACATTAGAGGCCGCAATGAATACCAATGCTGGCTCTCAGAGTG GTTCTGTTATGACTGGATGGATACCAGTGTATGATACAATGCATGGAATTCGTGGCGAAGttaatattatcgttaaagtagagttattttctgattttaataaattcagaCAATCTTCCTGTGgagtacaatttttttact CACCAAATATACCTCACGGATATCACACTCAAAGTATACACGGTTTTGTAGAAGAATTAGTTGTTAGTGATGATCCTGAATACAAATGGATTGATAAGATAAGAACACCCAGAGCCTCAAATGAGGCGAggcaaacattattttttaaactaagTGGGGAAGTTCAAAGGAAAATTGGCTTGAAAGCTCTAGACCTTGGTGGAAACGCTGTTATTGG gtatttacaaaattttgacCTGGAAGGTGAATCTGGCATTGTTGCACGGGGGATAGGTACAGCCGTTACGCTTGTGAAATTGCAGGATACCTTGAACTTTTCATCTGACGATATAGAAGA GGCATTCTTTTCACAACACAAAGCACAAAAGGAACGTACAGGACTCGATGAGAGTATGCCGTTATATCCCGTTACTTCCACTCATATCCTTGATCCTCGGTTTGCGAGTACACAAACCACGCGTGTAAAGGATGATTTTCCACATCATTCAAAGGTATCTAGAAGTCCTCGGCGAATTATAACAAAGACTGGATGTCCTTGCCGTAAATTACGCGACGTAAGAACTATTGAGAAGTCATCAGGcacgaataatttaaatagaattccAGTTTCATATCCAACTTCAACTGAATCCATTATTCAAGATGCGTCCATAAGAATGATGCTAGCGTTGGAAGATGAAAGAGGTgaaagcaaaaatatattggACGTCCGTAAAAATTTGAGGAGATTGTTTAGTACAAGTGATACAGAAAGTAAATCTAGTACTTCTTGGTTAAATAGTTCAGCTAGGTCTTCCGTTGGAAGTattcaatattcaaagaaaGGGAAAGCACTTAAGGACAGTAAAGAAGGAGTTGCCGCCCTTTTAATAAAGTCTATACATAATGTTCCTTTGGAGCATGTTAAGGAAGATCATGAATTATCAACAGCCCTTTCTCTGTCTGATAATACGATGGAACgcgaaaatatcgatgaacaTGCTATCCAAAAGGGAACAAATAAGGATGACTTTAAAGGTGAAATTTATACCGTAACCCCGAAAGAACAGATGAAGAGGGAACACGATTCTTCGTTCGAAGAAAACACATCTAGCTCTAACGGTTTTTCGAACGAATCATCAATTGATAGTActagttataatattttaaacgattcaaaattttcaaccgACGAAGAATTGAACGTAATCGATCAGTTTAGGAAACTTCGTAGAGCCGATACTTTCCcttcattaaaaagaaaaccaaCGCAAGTAAGGTCACAAGGAACAGATAGCGATACGTGTCCTCTTCACGAAGAGAGTACATCCCCTCCACTTGTTAAATGCCTATCTATGAATCAAATATTGacatttaatttcgaatttgcTGCAAGTTCGGAAATAAGGAAAGCTAATCCGCAAACAGCAGCAGCAGGGTTTGATAAAAATCCGGAAGGTGGGAAAGTTTTACAAAGCCGGCAAAGTAGTGAAAATTCACAAGACTTCAATCTTCCGCTCGCGACGAGTACGCCTGTAGAAAATTCTgtagaagaaacgaaatcggATTCTTCAATTATTGATGTAGCAAAAAAATTAACTGCTCTTGTTACTGACTATGAAAAATGTGACGAACTTAAACAgtgtaatgaaatttctgtaataaGGGAACCTACTTCGGAAGATATTTTGAATGATGTGGACAATATGAAGGATAATGAATCATCTTATGCCGATGATTGTGAAGTATCTATCTCGGCGTATTCTCTGTTGCAAGGTGCAAGTAAAACTGAAAGTAAGGATACGATAGCAATACCTAGACGGATAGATAGAGATTTCTTTCAAAGATTTCCTTCTGTGATCGATGAGGTAGATGAAATCACTTTGAAAGACTCTTTCAAAGATAAGCAACGTACTAAAAGATTAGAGGAGGGCAATGCATTgaaattaactttattaacACGATCACTTCCATCATTGCAACTGTATCAATTCTCTACTGCAGAGTCAAATTCAAGAAAAGATCTGGACAATAAACTAACGTCAGAAATTATGTCGAAAACATCGTCTAGCATCGAAAGTTTATTACAATCTTCGTGCAACGAAACTTTTGATGTAATTCACAAGAATAGGCAACGTCGTATGTTAGATTTAATCAGAATAATTGACACGAAAATGATGGTGCATCCGCTTCATCATAATAACAACAACGATGGTCACCTTAGAAGGAAAAGACGAGATAGAGCATGCAGAAATATTAATCCTCGGAATTTACATCGGAATTTGCATAATCAGTTTCTGAGAAAACATCACCACAATCACAAATGGGCAAAAGTTACACGTGTGTCCTCGTTCTCTAAAGATTTTCCTTTAGGCGAATCCATGCCAACATTGCGTACACCTGACACCTCGTCCTACAATTCCTCTCTCGAGAGTGTAATCATCTACGACACGCTAATTCGATCACATTTATGCAGAACAACTGAGTCGTTTTATTCGAGAGATAACTTCATAACCAAAAGATCTACAGTCGATCTGAAAACGTACGAGATTGCTGCGAAAGAATTAACTCTAGATACACAAAGCAgcgattcgtttaaaaatgataGTAACACCATAGAAATGAATCAACTAAAGCCAAAAGATACTAACCATTCGACATCATACACATCTGTAGATCATGCGGTACATGAGAGTCATAGCATTTGTAATATAAGAAAGGCATTAGATCAGGATGAATTAACTAATATTACTAACACTGCTAATATGACTTACAACTCGTGCGTGTCCCCTCCTTCCCTCGATCATAGGCAACAAGATGAGGCATCTCTAAGTCCGTCTTATCCACTTCCGGCTGTTCCTCCTATGGTTTCAAAAGTATGCCAATTACCGACGACTAAGGCACAACCCACTGCCCCGTTGCATCGAAGATCCAGTGATTCTGATTTGAGCATTACTCCAAAAG GCAACTCATTTGGAGCAAATGATAGATCAACGACTGGATTACTAAAAACGTCAACTGCTGTGATAAGAACCATGAATCAAGATGCATTTGAAATGTTAGAATATCCATTTATTACGATGCAACAGTACCCGCCAGGATTTATTTTGCATATCG GTGGTCTTGTAAGCTCAAGATCAGTCAAACTTCTCGAAAGGATCAGCAATTTAGAAGAACCGGAGAGTCGTGATGCCTGGTGGAAAGAAGTTAGAATGGAAGTTCGATCGCATGCGAGAGCATTAGCGTGTAACGTAGTGATTGGTTACAAAGAGGAAACTAGTATTTG CGATGATGTCTGCGTGTTAAATGCGTATGGAACTGCAGCAGTAATTAATCTTCATAGCTCAAGTCAGGATGCAGACAATGTTTTTGTTAGCAAAGCACAATCTGGATCCGGTGTTAATGCCACGGAAGTAGAACGCGAGAAAGCTCAACAGAAATCTGCACctataaaagaagagaaaagcgaTACGGATACGTCTGTGCCAACTTCTATGCAAACCTGTAAAGTAAGGCATATGTCAGAGAGTAGAGATCACGAGAGAGATGTCCAATTTCAAAGTAAATGCAGTCTCTGTCATCTACCGTACAACGAAGCGAGTGTTCCGTTTCGTGTAAACGTCTCAAAGTGCGGCATATGCAAACGTGCCAGAGTACCGGATGTGATGTTCACTACTATAGAGTTACCAGAAAACGTATTAATGACCGGACGAGGATGCATCATTCAAGCTACCGCGTGTAAAACCAAGAAAGATCTCAGAGGAGAATTAAATGCCAAGGAGATATCCGATTGCTTACCATTTTTAGAATACGAATTGCATAGTTTACtcttaaacaaattaaaagtcAAAGGAATGAATTCGATATTTGGCTTGAAGTTACAGATTTCTGTTGGTGAACGGCTAATCATTGGTATGGCTGTGGGTACGGCTATATTTTTAACCGCCTTACCCACACCCTCTGTTCCACAAATTGCCTCTGGAAATTCTTGGCATAAAGAGGAGCAATTAGCTGAAATTCAGAAAACTTTAGTCGAAACAGTCAAACAGAACAGAGAATTCTATCGGCTCAAATCTGTTGCG GACGTTGAAAATGGACGTGTCACAACTTCTGATACCGATGAATCGGACGATGATCTCCCAGATTTAGATTTTAGCGTAGGTCCGAGAGATACTTGTGTGCTAGAAGTCGATGACATCGAAGATATGGATAGAATATCGTTGCTGATGGATGATAGGCCTCCGGAGGATTTCCACGTAGTAAATACTCAAACGATTCCTGGTTTAGACGATTTGGAAATCGTGAGGAATTTGCAAATGTTTACTCAAATTTCGAGAACGAAAATTCCCGCTGGACAATTTGCATCAATGCCCTCTAAATATTTTGCTAGATTACTTCAG tctgtatattttaaattaagaagaatGATCCCCTGTGCGCTCTGTGACATGCAGTTTAAGTTGGCGCTTCCCGAGCCAGATGAAATACAATTCACAGTAATTGGTATGGCTCTTGGATTAGGAGAtcctgtaaaaataaataaatctaagaAAAAACTGATAAGTCATTCTGCTAGTAAAGACCAAGTTAAAAGACAAG atgATAGTGATATGATTTTTAATCTTGACGTGGATCATACGGAAGTCTCGTCGGATAATGTGTCTAGCAGTAATATGAATTCAACTACCCTAGTTCACGCGCCATCGCTGAAATCCCGGACTCGTTCGCCACTACGATCCAAGATTTTTACAACACGTAAACATAAACAT GTGCCTTTAAAGGGAAGGTACGGTGTAGATATAACACCTCTGTCTTATCTACCGGGTGGCCGCATAGAAAGGTATCTAGGAAATTTAAACTTCTTCTTCATTCGTGAGAGCACATCCATCAGAGAA AATGGTGGTCTGAGTGGATTTACTCACAGTTTTGTGATGGAAGTTTTGGCAATCGTTCGCGCGCATATTACGGCCTTGGGTGGTAATGCGATGGTAGCGTTTTTTATGACCAAGTGCGTACTCCTCCACAGTCCGCACAAAAACCAA GGTCAATGTTTGATCAATGTCGGTGGAGATGTGGTATCTGTATCGTATTTCACAGACGAAAAACACTGTGGTGTTTCAAATTGCTGA
- the LOC122573257 gene encoding myosuppressin encodes MMSSTIVILFSMTTMAISYNNVLAALPTQCNPGFLDDLPPRIRKVCAALSRIYELGSEMESYIDDKDNHISGFHESIPLLDSGVKRQDVDHVFLRFGRRR; translated from the exons ATGATGAGCTCAACGATCGTGATCCTCTTTTCAATGACAACCATGGCCATATCCTATAACAATGTCCTGGCAGCTTTACCAACCCAATGTAATCCTGGATTCTTGGATGATCTTCCACCGAGGATCCGGAAGGTTTGCGCCGCTCTTTCAAGGATATACGAACTTGGTTCAGAGATGGAAAGTTATATCGATGACAAGGATAATCATATATCAg ggTTTCACGAAAGCATCCCGTTACTAGACAGTGGCGTTAAGAGACAGGATGTCGATCATGTTTTCCTACGCTTTGGAAGGCGTCGTTAA